In one window of bacterium DNA:
- a CDS encoding 2-oxoacid:acceptor oxidoreductase subunit alpha, translating into MATTVETADGKKTKSVQYIEVDEVTIRFAGDSGDGMQLTGNQFTSTTAQLGNDLSTFPDYPSEIRAPAGTLYGVSGFQIHFSSKAIHTPGDRFDTLVAMNPAALKVNLKLLHEGGNIIVNTDAFDAKNLKLAKYDTSPLEDNSLKGYKVFPVPITTLTTAALEDTGLSKKDMMRSKNFFALGLLYWMYNRPMDQTLEWIQQKFGKLPAVADANTKALKAGYNFGNITETFTVQYEVRPAELPAGTYRNVTGNEATALGMVAATQKAGLPGFLGSYPITPASEILQELSHQKRFNFRTFQAEDEIAGICTAIGASYGGSLAFTTTSGPGMALKTEAIGLALMVELPLVIINVQRGGPSTGLPTKTEQSDLYQAILGRNGEAPVPVIAACSPAGCFYGAFEAARLAIKYMTPVILLTDGYIANGSEPWLIPNAEDLPDISVPFATDPENFKPYVRDEHLSRPWAVPGMEGFEHRIGGLEKQHITGNVSHDPANHQFMVEMRDRKVANIANDIPDQTVFGADEGELAIVGWGGTYGAIRSAVERLQSDGKSVAHIHVKHLNPFPKNLGDMLRRYKKVLIPELNLGQLAFLLRAQYRIDTITYSKVQGLPFTPGEIEDKANEILKSI; encoded by the coding sequence ATGGCAACAACAGTTGAAACGGCGGACGGAAAAAAAACCAAATCGGTGCAGTACATCGAAGTCGATGAGGTAACCATCCGCTTTGCTGGCGACTCCGGAGACGGCATGCAGCTGACCGGAAACCAGTTCACTTCCACAACGGCGCAGCTCGGTAACGATCTCAGCACCTTCCCCGACTACCCCTCCGAAATCCGCGCACCGGCCGGAACCCTCTACGGTGTCTCCGGTTTCCAGATTCACTTCAGCAGCAAGGCCATTCATACTCCGGGCGATCGTTTCGATACGCTCGTCGCGATGAATCCCGCCGCGCTGAAAGTGAACCTGAAGCTGCTGCACGAAGGAGGGAATATCATCGTCAATACCGATGCCTTCGATGCCAAGAACCTGAAACTCGCCAAGTATGATACGAGCCCTCTGGAAGACAACTCGCTGAAGGGTTACAAAGTCTTCCCCGTGCCCATTACCACCTTGACGACGGCGGCGCTCGAAGACACCGGTCTTTCAAAGAAAGATATGATGCGTTCGAAGAATTTCTTCGCCCTGGGATTGCTGTACTGGATGTACAATCGTCCCATGGATCAGACGCTTGAATGGATACAGCAGAAATTCGGTAAGCTGCCCGCAGTGGCGGATGCCAATACGAAGGCGCTTAAGGCCGGATACAACTTTGGCAACATTACCGAGACTTTTACCGTGCAGTACGAAGTGCGTCCCGCGGAACTGCCGGCAGGCACCTACCGCAATGTGACGGGCAACGAAGCCACGGCACTCGGCATGGTGGCCGCAACGCAGAAGGCCGGTCTGCCGGGCTTCCTCGGTTCCTATCCCATTACCCCCGCAAGTGAAATCCTGCAGGAGCTTTCGCATCAGAAACGCTTCAACTTCCGCACGTTCCAGGCGGAAGATGAAATCGCCGGTATCTGTACCGCGATCGGCGCGTCCTACGGCGGCTCACTGGCATTCACGACCACCTCGGGTCCGGGTATGGCGCTGAAAACCGAAGCCATCGGACTCGCCCTCATGGTCGAGCTGCCGCTGGTCATCATCAACGTGCAGCGTGGCGGACCCTCGACAGGACTTCCCACGAAGACCGAGCAGTCAGACCTGTACCAGGCCATACTTGGACGCAACGGCGAAGCCCCTGTTCCCGTGATCGCGGCCTGCTCTCCGGCCGGCTGCTTCTACGGCGCCTTTGAGGCCGCACGCCTCGCGATCAAGTACATGACGCCGGTCATTCTCCTCACCGACGGCTACATCGCCAACGGCTCCGAGCCATGGCTCATCCCGAACGCCGAAGACCTGCCCGACATCTCCGTGCCTTTCGCGACCGATCCCGAGAATTTCAAGCCGTACGTCCGCGACGAGCATCTTTCCCGTCCCTGGGCGGTGCCCGGCATGGAAGGCTTCGAACATCGTATTGGTGGACTCGAGAAGCAGCACATCACCGGCAACGTGAGTCACGATCCGGCGAATCACCAGTTCATGGTGGAAATGCGTGATCGCAAGGTCGCGAATATCGCCAACGATATCCCCGACCAGACCGTCTTCGGTGCGGACGAAGGCGAGCTCGCCATTGTCGGCTGGGGCGGTACCTACGGTGCCATTCGTTCCGCCGTCGAACGTTTGCAGAGTGACGGCAAGTCCGTCGCGCACATCCACGTCAAGCATCTCAATCCCTTCCCGAAAAACCTGGGCGACATGCTGCGCCGCTACAAGAAAGTGCTCATCCCCGAGCTGAATCTCGGACAGCTGGCCTTCCTGCTGCGCGCACAGTACCGCATTGACACCATCACCTATTCCAAGGTGCAGGGTCTGCCCTTCACTCCGGGCGAGATTGAGGACAAGGCGAACGAAATCCTGAAAAGTATTTAA
- the rpsF gene encoding 30S ribosomal protein S6 codes for MKRYYECTFIVNPGLDDGQIENTVKMAEDTIVKNGGELVNTEHIGRRRLAYPISKKHNGYYITVEFQAEGRIIEKVERFLTLDENVMRFLTLTLDARELKAKQDRLAFAMQDRGKDGKSEDRKPDDKKADEKKADEKKADEKKADDAKADEKPADAKEEKKEEEKADEKAEKETEEESKDA; via the coding sequence ATGAAACGCTACTATGAATGTACGTTCATCGTCAATCCGGGATTGGATGATGGACAGATTGAAAACACGGTCAAGATGGCCGAGGATACCATCGTGAAAAACGGTGGGGAACTCGTCAACACCGAGCATATCGGCCGCCGTCGTCTCGCCTACCCGATTTCCAAAAAACATAACGGTTACTACATCACCGTCGAGTTCCAGGCCGAAGGCCGCATCATCGAAAAGGTCGAGCGTTTTCTGACGCTGGATGAGAACGTGATGCGCTTCCTGACGCTGACTCTCGATGCCCGCGAACTCAAAGCCAAGCAGGATCGCCTCGCTTTCGCCATGCAGGATCGCGGCAAGGACGGCAAGTCGGAAGACAGGAAGCCTGACGACAAAAAGGCCGATGAGAAGAAGGCCGATGAGAAGAAGGCCGACGAGAAGAAGGCCGACGATGCGAAGGCTGACGAGAAGCCGGCCGACGCAAAGGAAGAGAAGAAAGAAGAAGAGAAGGCCGACGAGAAAGCGGAGAAGGAAACCGAAGAGGAATCCAAGGACGCATAA
- the rplI gene encoding 50S ribosomal protein L9, whose translation MKVILRQNIETLGNMGEVVSVKDGYARNYLLPRGMAYVATEGNMQVLEQERKRLQVKMNRELKDAESLAAELEKHENAITIPMQVGEEDKLFGSVTKEMIAEKLAEKGFNIDRRKIEIDEPIKVLGIYTVKIKLHTNVMAKVKVWVTRLES comes from the coding sequence ATGAAAGTAATCCTTCGTCAGAACATTGAAACCCTTGGCAACATGGGTGAAGTCGTGTCGGTCAAGGACGGGTACGCACGCAATTACCTGCTGCCCCGTGGTATGGCCTATGTCGCGACCGAAGGCAACATGCAGGTCCTCGAACAGGAGCGCAAGCGCCTGCAGGTCAAGATGAACCGTGAACTCAAGGATGCAGAATCCCTCGCAGCCGAACTCGAAAAGCATGAGAATGCCATCACCATTCCCATGCAGGTCGGTGAGGAAGACAAGTTGTTCGGTTCCGTCACCAAGGAAATGATCGCGGAGAAGCTCGCGGAAAAGGGCTTCAACATCGATCGTCGCAAGATTGAAATCGACGAACCCATCAAGGTTCTCGGTATCTATACGGTCAAGATCAAGCTGCATACCAATGTCATGGCAAAGGTCAAGGTATGGGTGACGAGGCTCGAATCCTGA
- a CDS encoding 2-oxoacid:ferredoxin oxidoreductase subunit beta: protein MSNEEATKEQLDDQVKKLTPKDLASDQDVRWCPGCGDYSMLSQLQRTLPEIGVKKEDIAVIAGIGCSSRFPYYMSTYGFHGIHGRALAIASGLKAGHPKLSVWVSTGDGDCLSIGGNHFIHALRRNVDINVMMFNNRIYALTKGQYSPTSQHGQKTKTSPQGVIDHPFNPVLIALGAEGTFVARSMDRDPKHLKEMLLRMAQHKGTSFIDLLQNCVIFNDKAYDIYTNKETRGDNTVLLEHGKPLVFGNNRDKGIRLDGFRPQIVSLDDYSESDLLVHDEKSKELAFILGHMNDQPDFPMPLGVFLDIERPTYEEELDKHVQLAIEKEGAGDLNALLHNGATWEIEGNGK from the coding sequence ATGAGTAACGAAGAAGCAACAAAAGAACAGCTCGACGACCAGGTAAAGAAACTTACCCCGAAGGACCTCGCTTCCGATCAGGATGTTCGCTGGTGTCCGGGTTGCGGTGACTATTCCATGCTCTCACAGCTGCAGCGCACCCTCCCCGAAATCGGGGTGAAAAAGGAAGACATCGCCGTGATCGCGGGTATCGGCTGCTCCAGCCGTTTCCCGTATTACATGAGCACGTACGGCTTCCACGGCATCCATGGACGCGCGCTCGCCATCGCCTCCGGACTCAAAGCGGGACATCCCAAGCTGTCGGTCTGGGTTTCCACCGGTGACGGCGACTGCCTCTCCATCGGCGGCAATCACTTCATCCATGCCCTGCGCCGCAACGTTGACATCAATGTCATGATGTTCAACAACCGCATCTACGCGCTGACGAAGGGACAGTATTCCCCGACCTCACAGCATGGCCAGAAGACGAAAACCTCGCCCCAGGGCGTGATCGATCATCCCTTCAATCCCGTGCTCATCGCGCTCGGCGCCGAAGGCACATTCGTCGCGCGTTCGATGGACCGCGATCCGAAGCACCTGAAGGAAATGCTGCTGCGCATGGCCCAGCACAAGGGTACGTCGTTCATTGACCTGCTGCAGAACTGTGTCATTTTCAACGACAAAGCCTACGATATCTATACAAACAAGGAAACCCGCGGCGACAACACCGTCCTGCTCGAACATGGCAAACCGCTGGTGTTCGGCAACAACCGCGACAAGGGTATCCGCCTCGACGGCTTCCGTCCCCAGATTGTGTCGCTCGACGACTACAGCGAAAGCGACCTGCTCGTGCATGACGAAAAGTCGAAGGAACTGGCCTTCATCCTCGGCCACATGAACGACCAGCCTGACTTCCCCATGCCGCTGGGCGTCTTCCTCGACATCGAACGTCCCACCTACGAAGAAGAACTGGATAAACATGTCCAGCTCGCCATCGAAAAGGAGGGCGCGGGCGACCTCAACGCCCTCCTCCACAACGGCGCCACCTGGGAAATCGAAGGCAACGGTAAGTAA
- a CDS encoding single-stranded DNA-binding protein: MADLKMPELNYVLIVGNLTKDPVFRTTSNNTPVVNFSIASNRRYKDRNNNWQEDVCYIGIVAWNKLAESCNQRLRKGSAVLVEGELQTRNWRTEDGSHRSILEVKARRIQFLNKFQRHNGNGHDHHEFSEGEDDDHLFVFDGDDSFFNLDADSFSRSGDDS; the protein is encoded by the coding sequence ATGGCAGATCTCAAGATGCCGGAACTGAACTACGTTTTGATCGTTGGTAATCTGACCAAGGATCCGGTGTTCCGCACGACATCCAACAATACGCCCGTCGTCAATTTTTCCATCGCCTCGAACAGGCGGTACAAGGATAGAAACAATAACTGGCAGGAAGACGTGTGCTATATCGGCATCGTCGCCTGGAACAAACTTGCCGAAAGCTGCAACCAGCGTCTGCGGAAAGGCAGCGCGGTGCTCGTGGAAGGTGAACTGCAGACGCGCAACTGGCGCACGGAAGATGGCAGTCACCGGAGCATCCTTGAAGTCAAGGCACGGCGCATCCAGTTTCTCAACAAGTTTCAGCGCCACAACGGCAACGGTCATGATCACCACGAGTTCAGTGAGGGTGAAGACGACGATCACCTGTTCGTATTCGACGGCGACGACAGTTTCTTCAATCTCGACGCAGACTCATTTTCCCGGTCAGGCGACGATTCCTGA